Genomic segment of Acinetobacter larvae:
ACAGGCGTCATCTTATTGGTGATGAAGCAATTTCAAGTTCAGCCTTGGTTTTATGCCAAAATCATTTTATTTTTGGTGTTGTTGTCTACACAGATTAAGGCTTATCGAGCCGGTGACTCTATTCTCTTGGCGCAACGCCGTGCTGGGGTAACATTGGGGGCGGTCGCATTTTGTGCCATTATTGCCTTGGTTGTTATTAAGCCAGTCTTTGCATAAGCAGATATTGCTGTCATGATCGTGTAGTGATCTATAACGAATTAAAATAAAGAGGAAGAGCATGCTGACACGCGTTATTTTTAATCAAAAAGGTGGTGTGGGAAAATCAAGCATCACTGTCAATTTGGCAGCCATTAGTGCTGCGCAGGGGCTAAAAACCTTGTTGATTGATTTGGACCCACAAGCCAATGCCAGTCAATATATTTTAGGTGATGATGCAACTTATACTGCGCAGAAGCCGGCATTGGAACCGAATATTAAAGATTTTTTTGATGAGGTTTTGGGGAATCAACAGTCCAAGGGATTATTGGGTAACGCGTTAGGCTCTATTTTAAAAAGTCGTAGCAAAGGTTTATTGGCTTATGTTCATCAGTCCGCGTATCCGGATTTAGAGGTATTGCCTGCGAGTCCGATTTTAGGTGAGCTGGCGCATGCATTGGAATCC
This window contains:
- a CDS encoding SirB2 family protein translates to MDTHLLTKIIHMSAVTLALLVFVIRALPLFVGAQTRQASFSSPKWVIGLQHLGYTLIILTGVILLVMKQFQVQPWFYAKIILFLVLLSTQIKAYRAGDSILLAQRRAGVTLGAVAFCAIIALVVIKPVFA